From the Deltaproteobacteria bacterium genome, the window CGACTGGATCGTCTTGGAATGTTGCCCACATCTGACGACGAACATAATCACTGGGTTTCATCGGCAGTGGGTTCTTCTCCATCGCATTAAACTTCTCGTACGCATGATCCATGCGGTACATATAATGGGGGAACCAGCCGGTGTCGTTCTCAGCAGAAACGATCGTGAGTTTCGGGAAGCGCTCTAACACACCACCGAAGATCAACTGGGTCAGCGAGCGTTGCACTTCATGAATGATGTTCATGTAGAAGGTGCTGATCTGCTCGAAATTGACTTTACTTTCTTTGCTCTTGCCGGTAATCACATGAAGTGATAGCGGCATTTTCGTTTCCGAGGCAGCTTGCCAGAACTTGTCATACTCGCGGCTGCTATAGGGCTTATCTTCCGGTGGCGAACCCCAGATCATCGCACCGCGCATGCCACGTTTAGCAATGCGTTCGAGTTCTTTGACCCCCATGTCGATATCTTCGAGCGAGACGAGGCCGACGCCGTACAGTCGCTTTGAGTTATGCGAGCAGAAGTCAGCAACCCAATCATTGTACACGCCGAAACAGGCGCGTTGCAGGTCTGCATCTTGGAGGCCGAACAATGGCATACCAAGCGTCGTGTAGAGCACTTCGGCTTCGACACCATCAAGGTCCTGATCTTTAATACGTTCGACCGGATCCCAACCGCTGGGGCGCGCAGCTTCATAGCCCTTTGATAAATGCTCTTTCAATTCTTCACCTGAACGGCCAGCGCCAAAGCCGCCCGCGACAGGGAAGGGGTCAATACCTTCAGCAACAAAGATAAGGCCTGGTTTCTTTGGGTTTTGGATAACTTTTGGTGAACGATCGCGGAACTTGTTATCCAAGCGAGTAGCCCACAAATCTGCGGGCTCCATCATGTGCGAGTCGGCAGACACGAAACGCAGATTAGCCATGCACGGTCCTCCTTATAGAATATAAAGAACGAAATGACGGTGACAGCGATCTCTTTCTTATGGCCCTGACCACTGTCTGCGTCAAAGCTCCTTGCTAATGTCTTCTCATAGGCGAGAGTTTGCTGTCAAGGGAATGCGGGCTGTGTACAGCAGCGCGCTATACTTCTTCTTTGCGATTCGGTCGTGCACGCTCAAAGCGCTGGCGATGGACTTCACGCCAATGAAACGACTGCGGCGGACGCTGTTGCCGCTCTAAGCTGCTGAGCAATGCTTCTTTGTTGTCTGCACGACCGAAGCAGTGCTCGCCAAGCCACAATTCCCATCCTTCTCGGCTTTTCCCGTCTGGTCCGACGATGTCGCGACGGATAAAGCGCGGTTCTCCTCCAAGGCTTGGTTTTGTCGTGAGCATGGTACCCTCCGGTTGTAGCGGTCGTTGTCGTTGTTGGTTGCTGTTGTGTGCTCATTCGTGTTCACGAATGAGACCGAGAAAATCGCGTAGTACTCGATAGGTGAGACCCCAGATGGTCTTGCCGCCATAGACGAGCGCAGGCACCTCAATCGTTGTCTGGTCAGGTAAATCTCGGCGAACGGTCCGCTCAACGCCATCGCGTTGCATAAACGACAAGGGTACCCAAATGGTATCCTGGACTTCGACGGGATCTGGCTCGGGTTGCGCTTCTGATGAGACAAGATACACAAATGGAGAGACTGCCATATTGGTGAGCTTGCCGCGTGCCATAGCTTGGACTTCGGTTAAGCGACCAAGGTACTCACCGTGAAGA encodes:
- a CDS encoding CoA pyrophosphatase — encoded protein: MVHKKISRIRHQLSDHNPDRVVLEDPMRAAVALLLQPQEEDLHVLFIHRAHHPHDPWSGHMAFPGGRKDPEDPDLLVTISRETREEVGIDLDLHGEYLGRLTEVQAMARGKLTNMAVSPFVYLVSSEAQPEPDPVEVQDTIWVPLSFMQRDGVERTVRRDLPDQTTIEVPALVYGGKTIWGLTYRVLRDFLGLIREHE
- a CDS encoding amidohydrolase yields the protein MANLRFVSADSHMMEPADLWATRLDNKFRDRSPKVIQNPKKPGLIFVAEGIDPFPVAGGFGAGRSGEELKEHLSKGYEAARPSGWDPVERIKDQDLDGVEAEVLYTTLGMPLFGLQDADLQRACFGVYNDWVADFCSHNSKRLYGVGLVSLEDIDMGVKELERIAKRGMRGAMIWGSPPEDKPYSSREYDKFWQAASETKMPLSLHVITGKSKESKVNFEQISTFYMNIIHEVQRSLTQLIFGGVLERFPKLTIVSAENDTGWFPHYMYRMDHAYEKFNAMEKNPLPMKPSDYVRRQMWATFQDDPVGPATYKIFGENNYMWASDFPHTDSTWPESRQWIAKDFNGVPDEVTRKIVFENAVKLYRMDLN